The following nucleotide sequence is from Kogia breviceps isolate mKogBre1 chromosome 20, mKogBre1 haplotype 1, whole genome shotgun sequence.
aaactagtctAATCAATTATAAGGTAATTGTAATCACATGTAAAAGTgaactaaaaatttttttgttgaaaaaagtacttggacagggcttccctggtggcgcagtggttgagagtccgcctgccgatgcaggggacacgggtttgtgccccggtccgggaagatcccacatgctgcggagcggctgggcccttgagccgtggccgttgagcctgcgcgtctggagcctgtgctccgcaacgggagaggccacagcagtgagaggcccgcgtaccgcaaaaaaaaaaaaaaaaaaaaaaaaaaaaagtacttggaCAAAGGATTTTGAAACAttgattttagaaatttatttacatGGCTTGGATGGAAGCAATTGATACGTTTTACTTGGAATtgctggaaaaaaagaagaattttttaaaaggttggaCTTCTAAGAGTAttgcagaaaaataataattttaaaaaatccctgtTTGCTGCCAAAGTTGCTTTGGTCATATACAATGTATAGAAGtagtataataaaataacatgaattttatcaaaagagcAAAATCTCTAAATAATTCCACTATATAACAAATTGGATACAAATCTTACAAAACTGAATTGTACTCACCTACTTATTACTGTCCTCTGGCTAATGTCCGATAGGCTAAAAGAATCTTAAACATATTTCTACTAATCCACCACGATATACATACCTTTCAAATCAGGGGCTAAAGGCCTACTCCTAGGACTAGAGGTGTCTTCATAAATATCATAGATGTCAAAATGgaatttctctcttcttgaaATGTAACCTATTTTTGATAGGTCAATATGATGATTATAGATTTTTTCACTTAGATTTAAATATGCTCTTTGAAGATTCCGCATCTCAAATTCCAAGGTATCCCTTTCATTCTCTATACTTCTTACATAGTTTTCTAAAAGTATTTTGTCTTCCTCAAGTCTACTGATGCTGTTTTCAAATGTTATACTTTCTTGACTATggttttttagttcttcttttagaATCTGATTatcagttttaatttccattaacaTTTTTGATAACATTTCACATTCGTTGCCCATTTCTGACAAACTATTCTTATAAATACTTGCTTctgattttgcattttttatttcttgcagAAAATTCTCTTTGGCGGTAGATTGGTATGTTTGAAtatcctcaatttctctttccatCATTTCTCTTGCAGCAGTAGATTCTTGTAAGGTTGTTTCAAGATTaagcttttcatttttaactgttTCTATTATTTGAAGAAGTGTCTGTTGTTCAGCTTTTGccaatctttctttctcttttagctGCATTATCTCTAGCTGGTTTTCTTTTCGTTCATTTTCAAGTGAGCCTTTTTCCTTTAGAAGCTggtatgtttttttctctaacgtttctttttcctcttgtatCAGtagaatatttgttttcattgattccatttctgtgatcagtagtttattttcattattgacgATGGCCATGTCACTTTGAGTTTTGTGTTCCTTACTTTTCAGTTGTTCTAATGTTTCTATCATTTGTTGCTTCTCCAAAGAAAGTtgactatttttttcctgtagggTTTTATTTTGTCCTTGGAGAACATTATAGTTACTAATCATTTCTTTCAATTCTTTAAGACATTCTTTGCCATCTTCTTCTGTTTTAATTAACTTGGACTGAATAGTGTTCTTTTCTTCAACCAATGTCTTAAGTTGTTTTTCATACATTTCAATTTTCTGTATCAGAGATTGTGTGGTAAAGAAAAGAGGTTTAATTTTCGTTTTAAGGGTTAGGTTTTCATTCTCtagtttcattacttttttctGTATCTGCATAGATTCTTTCAGGTAATTCTGTAAGTAATGAAATTTTGCTACACACTGCTCAGTAACAGAATTGACTTTGgatgtcttctcattttcaaatattattgaTCCTTGTTTTACTGCAAAtggttgtctttctttgtctttcattgcaTATTTTGTTGGGTCAAAGAATGCCAGTGTATGTCCTGGAACTCTGGAATGGAGTTTTAAATCTGCAATATTCTTGTCAGTGATAggaatttctttattatttttttcattcttttcccccCTGTGTATTTCACTTTTAGATAGTTTTTTACATTTCCTAcaaaaattcacatggaattttGACACTGTTTCCCTACATGGGAGTAATTTGTTTACTAGTGCCTCTAATTCCAAAATTCTCTTTGATTTTATATCTTCGTTTAAGttactttcaatattttcttccttaataaagttaattttttccttgtgagtGGGGGGCAGGTCATAGTTACCATTCCTTGGAACACCTTGTAAAGTTCGCAGTTTGTTTGTAAGTGCCAGTTCCCTGTCATGTGACTTTTGAAGCTcttccttcatttgtttgataGAATGGCAAATATCATCTAAATTTTCACAAAATCCATGCTTGAGAAAAGGCACAGTAATTCTGGACTTGTCCACAGTTACCATATCAGCTTGAGATATCCCGTTTTGAGGTACATTAGGTAGGAAATTATAAAGGTTATTATAATTCTTCAAGTCAGAATTTTCTGAAGCTGA
It contains:
- the CCDC110 gene encoding coiled-coil domain-containing protein 110 isoform X1, with the protein product MSPAEPKAACCSVTEKHPEEEEEVDCVLLSAPKILNSSEGVKENGGSETEYSCITESENQIQPQSALKALQHQLESFQALRIQTLQNVSLVQSEISEILNKSIGEVENPQFSSEKNQVFSTRNEKALGDWIAKDENKETPVLKTLKDPTENQEETLSMEKIQHFEDPGALHSVEEIFSSDSVNSLSQDINISCQIHFKDILTLTDNSASENSDLKNYNNLYNFLPNVPQNGISQADMVTVDKSRITVPFLKHGFCENLDDICHSIKQMKEELQKSHDRELALTNKLRTLQGVPRNGNYDLPPTHKEKINFIKEENIESNLNEDIKSKRILELEALVNKLLPCRETVSKFHVNFCRKCKKLSKSEIHRGEKNEKNNKEIPITDKNIADLKLHSRVPGHTLAFFDPTKYAMKDKERQPFAVKQGSIIFENEKTSKVNSVTEQCVAKFHYLQNYLKESMQIQKKVMKLENENLTLKTKIKPLFFTTQSLIQKIEMYEKQLKTLVEEKNTIQSKLIKTEEDGKECLKELKEMISNYNVLQGQNKTLQEKNSQLSLEKQQMIETLEQLKSKEHKTQSDMAIVNNENKLLITEMESMKTNILLIQEEKETLEKKTYQLLKEKGSLENERKENQLEIMQLKEKERLAKAEQQTLLQIIETVKNEKLNLETTLQESTAAREMMEREIEDIQTYQSTAKENFLQEIKNAKSEASIYKNSLSEMGNECEMLSKMLMEIKTDNQILKEELKNHSQESITFENSISRLEEDKILLENYVRSIENERDTLEFEMRNLQRAYLNLSEKIYNHHIDLSKIGYISRREKFHFDIYDIYEDTSSPRSRPLAPDLKGMYIVVD
- the CCDC110 gene encoding coiled-coil domain-containing protein 110 isoform X3, with the protein product MSPEKHPEEEEEVDCVLLSAPKILNSSEGVKENGGSETEYSCITESENQIQPQSALKALQHQLESFQALRIQTLQNVSLVQSEISEILNKSIGEVENPQFSSEKNQVFSTRNEKALGDWIAKDENKETPVLKTLKDPTENQEETLSMEKIQHFEDPGALHSVEEIFSSDSVNSLSQDINISCQIHFKDILTLTDNSASENSDLKNYNNLYNFLPNVPQNGISQADMVTVDKSRITVPFLKHGFCENLDDICHSIKQMKEELQKSHDRELALTNKLRTLQGVPRNGNYDLPPTHKEKINFIKEENIESNLNEDIKSKRILELEALVNKLLPCRETVSKFHVNFCRKCKKLSKSEIHRGEKNEKNNKEIPITDKNIADLKLHSRVPGHTLAFFDPTKYAMKDKERQPFAVKQGSIIFENEKTSKVNSVTEQCVAKFHYLQNYLKESMQIQKKVMKLENENLTLKTKIKPLFFTTQSLIQKIEMYEKQLKTLVEEKNTIQSKLIKTEEDGKECLKELKEMISNYNVLQGQNKTLQEKNSQLSLEKQQMIETLEQLKSKEHKTQSDMAIVNNENKLLITEMESMKTNILLIQEEKETLEKKTYQLLKEKGSLENERKENQLEIMQLKEKERLAKAEQQTLLQIIETVKNEKLNLETTLQESTAAREMMEREIEDIQTYQSTAKENFLQEIKNAKSEASIYKNSLSEMGNECEMLSKMLMEIKTDNQILKEELKNHSQESITFENSISRLEEDKILLENYVRSIENERDTLEFEMRNLQRAYLNLSEKIYNHHIDLSKIGYISRREKFHFDIYDIYEDTSSPRSRPLAPDLKGMYIVVD
- the CCDC110 gene encoding coiled-coil domain-containing protein 110 isoform X2 translates to MSPEPKAACCSVTEKHPEEEEEVDCVLLSAPKILNSSEGVKENGGSETEYSCITESENQIQPQSALKALQHQLESFQALRIQTLQNVSLVQSEISEILNKSIGEVENPQFSSEKNQVFSTRNEKALGDWIAKDENKETPVLKTLKDPTENQEETLSMEKIQHFEDPGALHSVEEIFSSDSVNSLSQDINISCQIHFKDILTLTDNSASENSDLKNYNNLYNFLPNVPQNGISQADMVTVDKSRITVPFLKHGFCENLDDICHSIKQMKEELQKSHDRELALTNKLRTLQGVPRNGNYDLPPTHKEKINFIKEENIESNLNEDIKSKRILELEALVNKLLPCRETVSKFHVNFCRKCKKLSKSEIHRGEKNEKNNKEIPITDKNIADLKLHSRVPGHTLAFFDPTKYAMKDKERQPFAVKQGSIIFENEKTSKVNSVTEQCVAKFHYLQNYLKESMQIQKKVMKLENENLTLKTKIKPLFFTTQSLIQKIEMYEKQLKTLVEEKNTIQSKLIKTEEDGKECLKELKEMISNYNVLQGQNKTLQEKNSQLSLEKQQMIETLEQLKSKEHKTQSDMAIVNNENKLLITEMESMKTNILLIQEEKETLEKKTYQLLKEKGSLENERKENQLEIMQLKEKERLAKAEQQTLLQIIETVKNEKLNLETTLQESTAAREMMEREIEDIQTYQSTAKENFLQEIKNAKSEASIYKNSLSEMGNECEMLSKMLMEIKTDNQILKEELKNHSQESITFENSISRLEEDKILLENYVRSIENERDTLEFEMRNLQRAYLNLSEKIYNHHIDLSKIGYISRREKFHFDIYDIYEDTSSPRSRPLAPDLKGMYIVVD